The genomic region ATATACCTTTGTGTGGTTTTTGTTGGAATTATACAGTAGATTGACGTTTTCTTACCAAAACCAACACCCTATAATAGTCCATTcatgtcaaaataataattatataactagtataattattatatatgttatttatatatatatatatatatatatttgttttttgagaaaaagaaaaacaggaGAGGTATCTGGAACGGATTAATGAAGTCAATATTCATCCAGGAGATGAAGAAAGTGCAAAAATGGAATTTCACATATCTTTTAAAAACCTTTTATAGGGAAGAGGGAAAATTTAATACAGCAACTAATTACACCTCACTCCCCAGTCCCCTGCACTGGCGCAACAAAGGGCGTTGGTCTTTTCAACTCCCCCTATATGCTGCTACCATACGCTCCCTCAGCGCACCAACGCATTTTCATTCTTTCCCATGCCAACGGCTACTATTCTCCTCGCTATGGCGCTCTGCGCCACCCTAATCTCCTCATTAACCTGCGCCGCCGTCGTATCCGAGATCCTGGCCTTGCTCTCCTTCAAACAGAATATTTTCGATCCTCGTGGAGCCATGGATGGTTGGAATGCGTCCACTCCCGCCGCGCCGTGCGACTGGCGTGGCATTCTGTGCTCCGCCGGCAGGGTGAGTGAGCTCCATCTGCCGCGCCTTCAGCTCGGCGGCCGGCTCAGCGAGCAGCTCGGTGACCTGCGCCAGCTGCGGGCGTTAAGTCTCCATTCCAACAACCTGAACGGTTCAATCCCGCAGGCACTCTCCCGGTGCACACTCTTACGCACTGTCTATTTGCAGTACAATTCATTCACCGGCGAGATTTCACCCTCATTTTTCTATAACCTCACAAATCTCCAAGTTTTTAACCTAGGCCACAACCTCATCTCCGGCGAAATCCCCGACGAACTTCCGGCACGCCTCCAGGTGCTCGACCTCTCATCCAACTCATTCTCCGGGAAGATTCCGGTGAACTTTTCGGCTAGTCACCAGCTCCAGGTCATCGATCTATCGTTCAACCATTTATCCGGCAGCATTCCGGCGACGATCGGAACGCTGCAGCAGTTAGAGTATTTATTCCTCGACGATAACGAACTCCACGGGACGATTCCATCGGCCATATCGAACTGTTCTTCACTCATCCACGTTAGTGCTGGGGATAATATGCTGTCCGGCGTCGTTCCGGCTACAATGGGGTCACTTAAAAGTCTTCAAGTTATCTCATTGCCTCGCAATCAGCTATCCGGCGTCGTTTCCTCATccttattttgtaaaatgacAGAACGGAATGCTACAGTCAGGATTCTTGACTTGAGTTCAAATGCGCTCACGGGGATAGAGAACCATGCTGGTGCAACGTGCGCTGGTGTTCTGGAAGTTCTAAACCTTCACGGGAATCGGATAAATGGGTTCTTTCCTGATTTTGTAATGAATTTGTCGACGTTAAAAGTTTTAGATATTTCTGGGAATTTGATATCCGGGTTTTTGCCGGATAGGATTGGGAATTTGGTTTCTCTGGAGGAGTTTAGAGCGCGGAACAATTCACTATCTGGTGGAATTCCGGATAACGTGACAAAATGTGTGTCACTAAGAGTGCTTGACATTGGGAAAAATCGGTTTTCTGGTTTAATACCGGAGTTTATAGGGGAAATGAAGGGATTGGCAATGTTATTTCTCGGCGGGAATTTGTTCACTGGTAGAATTCCTGAGAGCTTAAGCGATCTTTACTTGCTAGAATTGTTGGATTTGAGTGATAATATGCTGAATGGGACTGTGCCTCTTGAATTGATGAGGCTTAGCAATTTGAGCACTCTAAATTTGAGTAATAACAGATTTTCGGATGAAGTGCTGGTAAATATTGGTAAATTTAAAGGTTTAGAAGTTCTGAATATGAGTGGTTGCGGGTTTTCAGGAGCGATCCCATCAAGTGTTGGGAATCTTTTGAGGCTCAAAACTCTTGATATGAGTAAGCAAAACTTGTCGGGGGAGTTGCCTGTTGAGCTCTTTGGGTTGCCAAGTTTGCAGGTTGTGGCTCTTCAGGAAAATTTGTTGTCTGGAAATGTGCCTGAAGGTTTTAGCAGCTTGTCTAATTTGCAGTATCTCAATCTTTCATCAAATGCTTTCTCTGGTCAGATTCCGGCTACTTATGGATTTCTGAGATCATTAAGTGTTCTTTCACTGTCTCATAATCATATAAGTGGCTCAATTCCAGTGGAGTTGAGCAATTGTTCTGGTCTTGAAGGTTTAGAACTCAGAGAAAATGACTTCACCGGTGAAATTCCAGCTGGTTTTTCCCATTTGTCTCATTTACAGAGGCTTGATCTAGGCCAGAATAATTTAACAGGTGAAATTCCAGAAAGCCTTTCCAACTGTTCGTCTTTGATTGTCCTATTATTGGATTCAAATCACCTCTCAGGCCACATTCCGGACGCACTATCGAAGTTATCGATGTTAATGGAACTGGATGTATCTTCGAATAATCTGACTGGAGCAATTCCAGCAAATCTTTCACTTATCTCAACCTTGCAACACTTAAATTTGTCAGGTAATAACCTTGAGGGTCGGATTCCTGAGGCACTGGCTTCTCGTTTTAGTGATCCTTCCATCTATAccatgaataaaaatttatgtggacAACCACTGAAAAAGAATTGCCCAAGGGAGAAAAGGCGGAAAAGAAAGAGATTGATTCTTTATATAGTTGTGGCTGTGGCAGGGAGTTTACTGCTGTTATTGTGTTGTTGTGGTTACGTATACAGTCTGCTAAGGTGGCGCAAGAGACTGAGAGAGGGGACATCAGGAGAGAAGAAGCGAAGCCCCAGTTCCAGTTCACAAGGGGGACGTGGAAGTGGAGAAAATGGTCCACCTAAGCTTGTTATGTTCAACAACAAGATCACATATGCTGAAACCCTAGAAGCAACAAGACAGTTCGATGAAGAAAACGTGTTGAGCCGAGGGAAGTATGGGCTGTTATTTAAAGCTACTTATGCTGATGGAATGGTGCTCGCAATTCGCCGCCTTCCTGACACATCCATTGTGGAGAACACCTTCCGTAAAGAAGCTGAATCCCTAGGCAAAGTTAAACATCGAAACCTGACAGTTCTTCGTGGCTATTATGCTGGACCGCCTCCAGATATGAGACTTCTTATTTACGACTACATGCCTAATGGAAATCTTGCCACCCTTCTTCAAGAGGCATCACACCAAGAAGGACATGTGCTGAACTGGCCAATGCGCCACCTGATTGCTCTAGGTATAGCTCGTGGCCTAGCATTCTTGCATTCGATCTCAACAATACATGGGGATGTGAAGCCACAAAACGTTCTCTTCGATGCTGATTTTGAGGCTCATCTCTCTGATTTTGGGCTGGATAAACTGACAATACCTAATCCAGCTGAAGCTTCCACCTCTGCCACACCAGTTGGGAGTCTAGGCTATGCAGCACCAGAAGCTACATTAACAGGGCAACCAACTAAAGAAGCGGATGTATACAGTTTCGGGATTGTGGTGTTGGAGATATTGACTGGAAAAAAACCAATGATGTTTACAGAAGATGAGGACATTGTGAAATGGGTGAAGAGACAACTACAAAGAGGCCAAGTTTCAGAATTGCTCGATCAGGGCTTGCTGGAACTCGATCCTGAGTCATCGGAGTGGGAAGAATTCTTGATGGGAGTGAAAGTTGGATTGCTTTGCACAATGCCTGACCCTCTTGAAAGACCTTCCATGACTGATGTTGTCTTCATGCTCGAAGGCTGCCGGTTAGGCCCAGAAATTCCTTCCTCTGCTGATCCCACCACGGTAACTTCACCCACCTGAAAATTAATACCCTGCACGAATTCATTCATTCTGTATTCGGGTATTCTTTGCTTGTTTGGATGATTTTTATGCTTTGCGATTTCTTAGTAGTCAATCCTtctacattttaatttttaatttgattcatttttttcttttatgtggCTGCAATGACAAATGACAATAGTTTTTCAACTTGTTCTACTATCTGGAATCACTAATTCAGTTCACATCCTAATCAATGGTTCTTGTGTTGTGTGAATTTCTGTGGTACATAATGGAAGATATACATAAGTTTGGACTTCATCTGCTgctaaaaatttcattttcttattttcaggAAAATTTGGTCCaattaaaggacaaaatgtataataaaaattaaatttcacatGGTTGTTTATGATTCCATGCTagtattattaaaagaaagtaGCCGTTACAGGTagtgtttaaaatatatgaaatgagGGGACAGTACTCTTTTTATCGGGAAAGGGCAAATGCCTTGAGAATATTATTGGCTGTGAGACCTTTGAGATTCTTCTGATCTATCGAGACTGGGAGTGTGGAGGGAAAACAAAAACCACGTCAGATTTCAGGGAACTTGGCAGTTGACCAGATGTGGGGGCCCATCATTTGTCTTGTAACATTATTGGATCGCATCATGGAGTTCTTCGGCAGGACAAGTGCCAATCTTTTAccaattttttggataatgaTATTTCATCCTACTTGAGCGTACAACTTTTCTGTATCAGCTTATGTTTTATACAAATAGCAGTTGTGACATGTCtccatgtatataataaattattttttaaatttaagatatattataaataataataaaatatattaattgaataattaataaaatttaaaaaattaaataaattagttatcttgtaaattgaatatcatttttaaaataataaaaaaatggtacagtaGTATTAAAATCCTCACTTTTGTGTTTATAGTACCTCTTTTCGTTATAACAATGTAGATAAAGAATAGTGTTTATGTTGGGTTTTTACGGAATGACGCAAACTcagaaatacaattttatggTATTTCTGGGAGGAGGGAACTGCTGTAACGAGCATAAAATTAGAATTCCGGGGTGGAAATTTGGAGCTCAACGTAAAGTATTTTATATGAGTGCTGTATTTTCCCATCATACCAAACACTCCTCAGAAGTACCAGAAGAGCAACAACAtcaataatgaagaaaaagatgcaACTGCATTGTGCAGAGCTGCGAACAAAGGAGAAACAGAGTCTTGTGACATCTGAATGGACTCAAAATAATGGGAGATGGGGACAGTACGTTTGTAGAGAGTGACTgattcttccttttttttctccttttataaTTAGAGAGTGACTGAACGTCTAAAACAATTATTGACTGCATTTTCACCTATGGTAGAAAACAAATGCTTGCATAGTGAATTTTAGTGTTATTGCTTCTTGATTTAGATCTGTCTATTCCCCTTATCTTTCCTGTAACGTGCAAGCTTAAGAAAACATAGGAATCGTCGTTATCTGGAAACCAAAGATTGAGCTAATtgaaagtatttttatgatgaaatttaACAGTTAAGTATCTAAACAATCAAGTGTCCATAGTAAATTATACAAGAGATATGTTGGATGTGCCTCGAATGCACATAGCCTAGGACCAAAATTAGCTGAGAAAAGCTAGTCCTCTACCTACTGACTACTGTTACACAAACGTAATTGATCtacaaaatagaagaaaaaaatgaggtGAAAAAATCTCTCTTCAGTTTTAGACAGAAAGCAAACCTGCCGGTAGAGAGTTACTGTACTGGTTAGGTGATAAAACCTTGCGGCAAGCATAAAATACAGCAGGATGGAAAGCAGCTGGGTTGTCTATGAACACGAAATGACCACCCTGCAATCATACCCAAGGAATTTcccaataatattttcatttggcACAAGTCGAGTAGCATAAAAACAACATCGATTTTTTGGGGTAGATAAAGGGGATCTGTATGTATAACATGGCAGAGGATGAGAGTGAAATACCTGAGGAACTCTTATAATCTCGCATGGGACCTTCATACTCTTGCGAGCTTCTTGTGCCCCTTGGTAATTCATCCAATCGTCGTAACCGTATATGAATGTAGTTGGCACTTTCCATTCGGAAGCACTGCACCGAAATGAGAAGAGAACATTAAAATTCGAACGCAACTGTTCCAGTGTTTCAATCAAGAAATGACAAGGACAAAAGCAGGAAAGATTTTGTTGAAACATCTCATTCGACCAAATTCCTAGACGTAAACTACATTGTCTTGCTATTTGAAGTTTCATAAAGTGATCTTTGAATGAACTAATTGCAGTGTATAAGATAATCTTCTATTCATCCAATAAATAGATGAAGATAAAGTGAACGAACTTCCGCAGCTTGTTTAGTAAACAAGTTTCAGTAACTTGttcttacatttattttcaggatataaaaaatgaaaatgagttATGAATTTCGATTGAGCAGAAGTCTCTATCATAATTTGCCAaatcttttcaaatataaCAGTGTTCATAAACCGTTCACCACTAGTATTTGAATAACATAATACATCAGTTTGTCACATATAGTCTTTAAATTGTTGGTTCTACAATTAACTTCTGGATAAAACACCGTAATTCTATATTGGGTTGTTCAGTGCCAAACCCCTGTTTTCAAGccaaaaatatcttaatttcttatttgtttCACACATTAATTTAACTGTGCCTGGATACTGCTTGCAGCAATTAGCAAATTGCCGAAACATTATTTTCCTATTATTCCCACGTCCTCTTTTTAACCCATAATTCCACACCAATTCGAACCACCAAGGTTGTGCTGTATTAGCTTCCCTAGAACACATAAGAACACATTTCATTGCAGGAGTTAACAGATTCTCATCATTGACACGTAATATCCTGGTAGTAGTGCTACAATGCATTTCTCCAACTAAAACAATGCAGGCATGAAGCAACTCACCAATGTAAAAGAGGCATCCGAGGAAAGGCCCCAAAGGAGAATATGTACTTTAAGCACAATTCTCCACTAGCTTTCGCCGCCAGAGTATGATACACATAATCTTCAACAGAAGAAAGAGGCCAGGATTAGAACATAATTAGGAACCAAGGGACATTGAAGAAGCACATTACAAACTTACCTGTGAGCAATCTAGATTCATCCTCGTTCAACATGTTTCCTTGAGAATTCGAGCCAAATCTAGCACTCGTATATTTGCGAACCAGACCTGGACCCCAAGGACCTAACCCCCTGCATGAttgaataaaagaaatcaaggtacaaaaagaaagatattCCCAACATCACAATGTATTGCAACAACAGCTTACAGTGCGCAACAGTTTTCCCTTGCGAAAAGTTGAAACTATAAATTAGACCACCTAACTGTCTTCTGTGGAGTAGAACTATAGTAACTACCTTACTAACTTCTGAGGAGTAAAATTAGACTCCCATAGATGATTCACAATTGCACCTTTCCATGTTGCTCTAAATTGAATAAGCTGCTCAGACATATCTGTTTCCGAAGAAAACCCAGCAGGTCCTACCAAAATTAAGTGCTGAATGTGCTCGGGGTACTACAAAAACCCATTTCAGGTGATGTCAAAAATGGGAATGTAATCCACTTTATCAACAGGTATTGTCATCAATAATAGGCATATAATTGGagaaatcaattaatattcatcTACCTTGATTGCATATTTAGCAGCCACATACCCTCCAAATGAATGCCCAAGTAAAATGAATTTGCTGAGATTGTTTTCTTTACGCCATTCCTCAAAGGACTCAATGAACCATGCCTCAGTTTCTGCATCACAATTTAGAGCATATATCAGCCATGCTTTGCTGTTGATCTTCAAGACTAAGCTAGCTAGATAAGTTCCTTATTTGGAAAACCAATTAACTGAAACTATTAACATTGACAGATTAATTTAGCATTAAACGAACTAACCTTCAGTGCTTTTACATGTGAAATCCGGCCTGCTCGATCCACCCCATCTGCACCAAAATGTAAGCAGAAATATAAGTCCACTTAAGCTTTTATTATGCACTTATTCTTCTTATCCAAGATTTATTTGCTCCCTCCCTTTCTTCCACAGCCAAAGAATTTAAgatcactagaaaaaatggACTAACAAGATGAAGTCATCTCCAACTTCACTTTTACTCGTAGGTTTCTTGTAAAACTTGGGGACTGAAAACTATTGTAATCAAGTCTCCAAGCAACaataagaatataaaacaaatcatTCTACATATCTATGATCTGCTAAAGTAGATCACTCCAATTTTCGAGTTACTAAATGGAAAAtctaaaatcatataaaatgcTAAAAAAAAGCATGCAACTCAATCAATGACAAATTGCTAATGACACAAAGTAAACAATTACACCACAGTatgcaaaataaagaaagaaacaaggtCAATGTAGACACAACAAGTCAGCAAACGTAAAACATAAACCACACCTACCCAAGCTGATCAATTGCAATGACTTTGAAGTGCTTAGCAAGAGCGTCAAAATTACGGAAAAAGAAGCCTTGAGAAGCACCGTATCCATGTACCAGCACCAGTGCCGGCGACCCCTCTTCGCTATCGAACGTTACTGTATTTATAAACCTCGGTTCATCGCTTGCAGACCGAAACCACCGGGTTTTTGAACCCGGTGGTCCTGACCCAATGTTAACCCGCTCTTGCTTGTAACGGGTCCTACAAAATTGAAACCGATTCCAAAATTAGAACTGGAATGACATCATGAATGGCTCCAAATTTAGGAACTTTTCGGAAATCCCATTACTTGACGAGAGAGAGGAGGCGTTTCTCAGCGGCGATGATGTGATCGGTGGATGTGGGCTTCCACCGGAGAAGGGAGGGCCAGAGGGAGCGTCTCTTTGTcgtggcggcggcggcggcggcgggtGGTGAGGTGATCTCCTCCGCCATTCTGGACAAcgaaaatgatgatgatgatgatgatatcgACCACCTCCGCAGACCAATGCTGA from Sesamum indicum cultivar Zhongzhi No. 13 linkage group LG3, S_indicum_v1.0, whole genome shotgun sequence harbors:
- the LOC105159323 gene encoding probable LRR receptor-like serine/threonine-protein kinase At4g36180, translating into MPTATILLAMALCATLISSLTCAAVVSEILALLSFKQNIFDPRGAMDGWNASTPAAPCDWRGILCSAGRVSELHLPRLQLGGRLSEQLGDLRQLRALSLHSNNLNGSIPQALSRCTLLRTVYLQYNSFTGEISPSFFYNLTNLQVFNLGHNLISGEIPDELPARLQVLDLSSNSFSGKIPVNFSASHQLQVIDLSFNHLSGSIPATIGTLQQLEYLFLDDNELHGTIPSAISNCSSLIHVSAGDNMLSGVVPATMGSLKSLQVISLPRNQLSGVVSSSLFCKMTERNATVRILDLSSNALTGIENHAGATCAGVLEVLNLHGNRINGFFPDFVMNLSTLKVLDISGNLISGFLPDRIGNLVSLEEFRARNNSLSGGIPDNVTKCVSLRVLDIGKNRFSGLIPEFIGEMKGLAMLFLGGNLFTGRIPESLSDLYLLELLDLSDNMLNGTVPLELMRLSNLSTLNLSNNRFSDEVLVNIGKFKGLEVLNMSGCGFSGAIPSSVGNLLRLKTLDMSKQNLSGELPVELFGLPSLQVVALQENLLSGNVPEGFSSLSNLQYLNLSSNAFSGQIPATYGFLRSLSVLSLSHNHISGSIPVELSNCSGLEGLELRENDFTGEIPAGFSHLSHLQRLDLGQNNLTGEIPESLSNCSSLIVLLLDSNHLSGHIPDALSKLSMLMELDVSSNNLTGAIPANLSLISTLQHLNLSGNNLEGRIPEALASRFSDPSIYTMNKNLCGQPLKKNCPREKRRKRKRLILYIVVAVAGSLLLLLCCCGYVYSLLRWRKRLREGTSGEKKRSPSSSSQGGRGSGENGPPKLVMFNNKITYAETLEATRQFDEENVLSRGKYGLLFKATYADGMVLAIRRLPDTSIVENTFRKEAESLGKVKHRNLTVLRGYYAGPPPDMRLLIYDYMPNGNLATLLQEASHQEGHVLNWPMRHLIALGIARGLAFLHSISTIHGDVKPQNVLFDADFEAHLSDFGLDKLTIPNPAEASTSATPVGSLGYAAPEATLTGQPTKEADVYSFGIVVLEILTGKKPMMFTEDEDIVKWVKRQLQRGQVSELLDQGLLELDPESSEWEEFLMGVKVGLLCTMPDPLERPSMTDVVFMLEGCRLGPEIPSSADPTTVTSPT
- the LOC105159322 gene encoding probable 1-acylglycerol-3-phosphate O-acyltransferase, with the protein product MAEEITSPPAAAAAATTKRRSLWPSLLRWKPTSTDHIIAAEKRLLSLVKTRYKQERVNIGSGPPGSKTRWFRSASDEPRFINTVTFDSEEGSPALVLVHGYGASQGFFFRNFDALAKHFKVIAIDQLGWGGSSRPDFTCKSTEETEAWFIESFEEWRKENNLSKFILLGHSFGGYVAAKYAIKYPEHIQHLILVGPAGFSSETDMSEQLIQFRATWKGAIVNHLWESNFTPQKLVRGLGPWGPGLVRKYTSARFGSNSQGNMLNEDESRLLTDYVYHTLAAKASGELCLKYIFSFGAFPRMPLLHCASEWKVPTTFIYGYDDWMNYQGAQEARKSMKVPCEIIRVPQGGHFVFIDNPAAFHPAVFYACRKVLSPNQYSNSLPAGLLSV